In Kushneria marisflavi, the following are encoded in one genomic region:
- a CDS encoding LysR family transcriptional regulator, translated as MFNAQYFKTFITLVETGSFTHTAHKLEMTQPGVSQHIRKLEDYLDKTLLRRHGRRFTLTEAGRRAYDYAIRLFAEHEQFCHGLDDESLSSGDCRIASPSSIGLMFYPFALGYQQINTGLTINYNFAFNAEIVQDVLAGRYDLGIVTDITRHPDLEYELWHHEPLCLVVPADFRGNSINELLSLGFLNYFDGVNNASQVLRENHPDEFRSISYFPQKGYTNDVAVVLDAVARGLGFTVVSRPVLETSPWQRQVQEVPLSVPVYESLYILTRRGAELPRRYRQLLDEFREQRRNALYGYEAPAEMVTESSNA; from the coding sequence ATGTTTAATGCCCAGTATTTCAAAACCTTTATCACGCTGGTGGAAACAGGCAGCTTCACGCACACGGCTCACAAGCTGGAAATGACCCAGCCCGGCGTCAGCCAGCATATTCGAAAGCTTGAAGACTATCTCGACAAGACCCTGCTGCGTCGCCATGGCCGTCGCTTTACGCTTACGGAGGCGGGCAGGCGCGCCTATGACTATGCCATTCGCCTTTTTGCAGAGCATGAACAGTTTTGTCATGGTCTCGATGATGAGTCCCTGAGCAGTGGCGATTGCCGCATCGCCAGTCCTTCAAGTATTGGTTTGATGTTTTACCCTTTTGCGCTGGGGTATCAGCAGATCAATACCGGGCTAACCATCAATTATAATTTTGCCTTCAATGCCGAAATCGTCCAGGACGTGCTGGCCGGTCGCTATGACCTTGGCATCGTGACGGATATCACTCGTCATCCCGACCTCGAATATGAGCTCTGGCACCATGAGCCGCTATGTCTCGTCGTTCCTGCCGATTTCAGAGGTAACAGTATCAATGAGCTGTTATCGCTGGGTTTTTTGAACTATTTCGATGGCGTCAATAACGCAAGTCAGGTGCTGCGAGAAAACCATCCTGACGAGTTTCGCTCGATCAGCTATTTCCCGCAGAAAGGCTATACCAACGATGTGGCTGTGGTGCTGGATGCGGTGGCTCGCGGGCTGGGCTTTACTGTCGTATCACGTCCTGTGCTTGAAACCTCGCCCTGGCAGCGTCAGGTGCAGGAAGTACCGCTTTCAGTGCCGGTCTATGAGTCGTTGTATATTCTGACCCGTCGGGGAGCTGAGCTGCCACGCCGTTACCGTCAGCTGCTCGATGAGTTTCGCGAGCAGCGCCGCAATGCGCTTTATGGCTATGAAGCACCGGCCGAGATGGTCACCGAGAGCAGTAACGCTTGA